One window of Agromyces rhizosphaerae genomic DNA carries:
- a CDS encoding aspartate aminotransferase family protein gives MTDTAAPNPDLDELARELDHAHVFHSWSAQGSPPQLTIAGGKGTKVWTHGGDEYLDFSSQLVNVNIGHQHPSVVSAIREQASLLSTIGPPIVNLARGEAAKRITARAPRRFHKVFFTNGGADANENAVRMARLHTGRDKVLSTYRSYHGNTGAAVVATGDWRRIPNEYARGHVHFFGPYLYRSEFWATTPEEESERALQHLRRVIESEGPSSIAAILLETIPGTAGIMLPPPGYLAGVRELATQHGIVLILDEVMAGFGRTGRWFAFDGYDVEPDLITFAKGVNSGYVPVGGVLIAEEIAADFDAKVFPGGLTYSGHPLAAASIVAALDAMESEGIVDNARRVGAEAIGPGLEALAEKHEIIGEVRGEGVFWAMELVADRATREPVAPAVVARAKGELAARGLLAFTAENRIHVVPPCVVTDDEVGQAMDIYDEVLGLDLLG, from the coding sequence ATGACCGACACCGCCGCACCGAACCCCGATCTCGACGAGCTCGCCCGCGAGCTCGACCACGCCCACGTGTTCCACTCGTGGTCCGCGCAGGGCTCGCCGCCGCAGCTCACCATCGCCGGCGGCAAGGGCACGAAGGTCTGGACGCACGGGGGCGACGAGTACCTCGACTTCTCGAGCCAGCTCGTCAACGTGAACATCGGGCACCAGCATCCGTCGGTCGTGTCCGCGATCCGCGAGCAGGCGTCGCTGCTGTCGACCATCGGCCCGCCCATCGTGAACCTCGCGCGCGGCGAGGCGGCCAAGCGCATCACGGCGCGAGCGCCGCGCCGGTTCCACAAGGTGTTCTTCACCAACGGCGGGGCGGATGCGAACGAGAACGCCGTGCGCATGGCGCGCCTGCACACCGGGCGCGACAAGGTGCTCTCGACGTACCGCTCGTATCACGGCAACACCGGCGCCGCCGTCGTCGCGACGGGCGACTGGCGCCGCATCCCGAACGAGTACGCCCGCGGGCACGTGCACTTCTTCGGGCCGTACCTGTACCGCTCCGAGTTCTGGGCGACGACGCCCGAGGAGGAGTCGGAGCGCGCGCTGCAGCACCTGCGGCGCGTGATCGAGAGCGAGGGGCCGTCGTCGATCGCGGCGATCCTGCTCGAGACGATTCCGGGCACCGCCGGCATCATGCTGCCGCCGCCCGGGTACCTGGCAGGGGTGCGCGAGCTTGCGACGCAGCACGGCATCGTGCTGATCCTCGACGAGGTCATGGCCGGGTTCGGGCGCACCGGGCGCTGGTTCGCGTTCGACGGGTACGACGTCGAGCCCGACCTCATCACCTTCGCGAAGGGCGTGAACTCGGGCTACGTGCCGGTCGGCGGCGTGCTCATCGCCGAGGAGATCGCGGCGGACTTCGATGCGAAGGTGTTCCCGGGCGGGCTGACCTACTCGGGGCATCCGCTCGCCGCCGCCTCCATCGTCGCCGCGCTCGACGCGATGGAGTCGGAGGGCATCGTCGACAACGCCCGGCGCGTGGGCGCCGAGGCGATCGGGCCCGGGCTCGAGGCGCTCGCCGAGAAGCACGAGATCATCGGCGAGGTGCGCGGCGAGGGCGTGTTCTGGGCGATGGAGCTCGTGGCCGACCGGGCGACGCGCGAGCCCGTGGCGCCCGCGGTCGTCGCCCGGGCGAAGGGCGAGCTCGCCGCGCGCGGGCTGCTCGCGTTCACCGCGGAGAACCGCATCCACGTCGTGCCGCCGTGCGTCGTCACCGACGACGAGGTGGGGCAGGCGATGGACATCTACGACGAGGTGCTGGGGCTCGACCTGCTCGGCTGA
- a CDS encoding CoA-acylating methylmalonate-semialdehyde dehydrogenase: MTETTMTPQAQVPTGATVMGHWIDGHEVAGEGSRTGPVYDPALGVVQKEVRYGSASDVDTAVQVARTAFASWSEVSVAKRQGIMFAFRELLNARRGELAEILTAEHGKVLSDAGGEIARGLEVVEFACGLGHLLKGEFSDNVSTGVDVYSLKQPLGVVGIISPFNFPAMVPLWFFPLAIAAGNTVVLKPSEKDPTAANWMAALLKEAGLPDGVFNVVHGDKEAVDALLTHEHVASISFVGSTPIARYVYETATAHGKRVQALGGAKNHMLVLPDADLDLVADSAVNAGFGSAGERCMAISVVMAVDSIADELVGKITERMSRLTTGDGRRGCDMGPLITSAHRDKVSGYLDVAAADGATVVVDGREATFDGASDGFWLGPTLIDKVPTSSTVYTDEIFGPVLSVVRVEGYEEGMELIERVPYGNGTAIFTNDGGAARRFQREVQVGMVGVNVPIPVPVAYHSFGGWKASLFGDAKAYGPHGVEFFTREKAVTSRWLDPSHGGLNLGFPQHD; this comes from the coding sequence ATGACGGAGACGACGATGACCCCGCAGGCGCAGGTGCCGACGGGTGCCACGGTGATGGGCCACTGGATCGACGGGCACGAGGTCGCCGGCGAAGGTTCGCGCACCGGGCCGGTGTACGACCCCGCGCTGGGCGTCGTGCAGAAGGAGGTGCGCTACGGGTCGGCGAGCGACGTCGACACGGCCGTGCAGGTCGCGCGCACCGCGTTCGCGAGCTGGAGCGAGGTGTCGGTCGCGAAGCGCCAGGGCATCATGTTCGCCTTCCGCGAGCTGCTGAACGCGCGCCGCGGCGAGCTCGCCGAGATCCTCACGGCCGAGCACGGCAAGGTGCTGTCGGATGCCGGCGGCGAGATCGCCCGCGGGCTCGAGGTCGTCGAGTTCGCGTGCGGCCTCGGCCACCTGCTGAAGGGCGAGTTCAGCGACAACGTGTCGACCGGCGTCGACGTGTACTCGCTGAAGCAGCCGCTCGGCGTGGTGGGCATCATCAGCCCGTTCAACTTCCCGGCGATGGTGCCGCTCTGGTTCTTCCCGCTCGCGATCGCGGCCGGCAACACGGTCGTGCTGAAGCCCAGCGAGAAGGACCCGACGGCGGCGAACTGGATGGCCGCACTGCTGAAGGAGGCAGGCCTGCCCGACGGCGTGTTCAACGTCGTGCACGGCGACAAGGAGGCCGTCGACGCGCTGCTCACGCACGAGCACGTCGCCTCGATCTCGTTCGTCGGCTCGACGCCGATCGCGCGGTACGTCTACGAGACCGCGACCGCGCACGGCAAGCGCGTGCAGGCGCTCGGCGGGGCCAAGAACCACATGCTCGTGCTGCCCGACGCCGACCTCGACCTCGTGGCCGACTCGGCCGTGAACGCGGGCTTCGGCTCGGCGGGCGAGCGGTGCATGGCGATCAGCGTCGTGATGGCGGTCGACTCGATCGCCGACGAGCTGGTGGGCAAGATCACCGAGCGGATGTCGCGCCTGACCACCGGCGACGGCCGACGCGGCTGCGACATGGGCCCGCTCATCACCTCCGCGCACCGCGACAAGGTGTCGGGCTACCTCGACGTGGCCGCCGCTGACGGCGCCACCGTCGTGGTCGACGGGCGCGAGGCGACGTTCGACGGGGCATCCGACGGCTTCTGGCTCGGGCCGACCCTCATCGACAAGGTGCCGACCTCGTCGACGGTCTACACCGACGAGATCTTCGGGCCGGTGCTGTCGGTCGTGCGGGTCGAGGGCTACGAGGAGGGCATGGAGCTCATCGAGCGCGTGCCGTACGGCAACGGCACGGCGATCTTCACGAACGACGGCGGCGCCGCCCGGCGCTTCCAGCGCGAGGTGCAGGTCGGGATGGTCGGCGTGAACGTGCCGATCCCGGTGCCGGTGGCGTACCACTCGTTCGGCGGCTGGAAGGCGTCGTTGTTCGGCGACGCCAAGGCGTACGGCCCGCACGGCGTGGAGTTCTTCACGCGCGAGAAGGCCGTCACGTCGCGCTGGCTCGACCCGAGCCACGGCGGGCTGAACCTGGGCTTCCCGCAGCACGACTGA
- a CDS encoding GNAT family N-acetyltransferase yields the protein MQVRDLRVEAVSDPDAAVAFLSTREEELARDDAFWRDRAATAGSADWVAQFVAASPDGLLGSATVLIWEAGATDHLGHRVEERRADVLGVYLRPSHRAAGTIDALLDAAASWAASRGLAALTLDVHVDNLRAQAAYRRCGFASTGVEFTSSIGPELQMRRVLPVS from the coding sequence ATGCAGGTGCGCGACCTCCGCGTCGAGGCGGTCTCCGACCCCGACGCGGCGGTCGCGTTCCTCTCCACCCGGGAGGAGGAACTCGCGCGCGACGACGCGTTCTGGCGCGACCGCGCGGCGACGGCCGGGTCGGCCGACTGGGTGGCGCAGTTCGTCGCCGCGTCGCCCGACGGGCTGCTCGGCTCGGCGACCGTGCTCATCTGGGAGGCGGGCGCGACCGATCACCTCGGGCATCGCGTCGAGGAGCGGCGGGCGGATGTGCTCGGCGTCTACCTGCGGCCATCGCATCGCGCGGCCGGCACCATCGACGCCCTGCTCGACGCCGCCGCATCGTGGGCGGCGTCGCGGGGTCTCGCGGCGCTCACGCTCGACGTGCACGTCGACAACCTGCGCGCGCAGGCGGCCTACCGGCGCTGCGGCTTCGCGTCCACCGGCGTGGAATTCACCAGCTCGATCGGGCCCGAGCTGCAGATGCGGCGGGTGCTCCCCGTCTCCTAG
- a CDS encoding antitoxin HicB codes for MSQRKAYRANARRDGRWWLVEVPELDTVGQARNTAEVEEVAREVIALWLDVEPDAFDVAVTFEIPENAREAWEESRRREATARTESEAAAQLARRAVATLRADGLTYRDAGAVLGLSAQRVQQLAASGATRANNPS; via the coding sequence ATGTCGCAGCGAAAGGCGTACCGAGCCAATGCGCGCCGCGACGGGCGCTGGTGGCTCGTGGAGGTCCCCGAGCTCGACACCGTGGGCCAGGCGCGCAACACCGCCGAGGTCGAGGAGGTCGCCCGCGAGGTCATCGCGCTCTGGCTCGACGTGGAGCCGGACGCATTCGATGTCGCCGTGACCTTCGAGATTCCGGAGAACGCCCGTGAGGCGTGGGAGGAGTCGCGACGGCGCGAAGCGACCGCGCGCACCGAGAGCGAGGCGGCGGCTCAGCTCGCACGCCGCGCAGTAGCGACGCTCCGAGCTGACGGGCTGACCTACCGCGATGCCGGAGCCGTGCTCGGGCTCTCGGCGCAGCGCGTGCAACAACTCGCCGCGTCGGGGGCGACGAGGGCGAACAACCCGTCCTAG
- a CDS encoding PIN domain-containing protein gives MFTALLDTSVLWPSLQRDFLLSLAIEQIYRPIWSSAILAELEYHEARKLRDRHGIETEQSERRAARLVSTMRSAFVDAEITGWEALEGTYGLPDPDDEHVVAAAHLGGAAVIVTSNLRDFPASRLPSGMGAMPPHQFALDATQISPHRALTAVAEIAARSGRSGPRSSTEVVIHRLEDKYGMTEAMTLVREAARRRSSLGS, from the coding sequence GTGTTCACCGCCCTCCTCGACACGAGCGTCCTCTGGCCGAGCCTTCAGCGGGACTTCCTGCTCTCACTTGCGATCGAACAGATCTATCGGCCGATCTGGAGCAGTGCCATCCTCGCCGAGCTCGAGTACCACGAGGCCCGGAAGCTTCGCGATCGCCACGGCATCGAGACCGAGCAGTCGGAACGCCGCGCCGCGCGTCTCGTCAGCACGATGCGATCCGCCTTCGTCGACGCCGAGATCACCGGGTGGGAGGCGCTCGAAGGCACCTATGGACTCCCCGATCCCGACGACGAACACGTCGTTGCGGCGGCGCACCTCGGAGGCGCAGCCGTCATCGTCACCTCGAACCTGCGGGACTTCCCCGCGAGTCGACTCCCGAGCGGCATGGGCGCCATGCCGCCGCACCAATTCGCCCTGGATGCGACGCAGATCAGCCCGCATCGCGCGTTGACCGCTGTGGCCGAGATCGCCGCGAGGAGCGGGCGCTCCGGGCCTCGCTCCTCAACCGAGGTCGTGATCCACCGCCTCGAAGACAAGTACGGGATGACGGAGGCAATGACCCTCGTCCGGGAGGCCGCACGAAGGAGGTCGAGCCTCGGAAGCTAA
- a CDS encoding helix-turn-helix domain-containing protein, producing MTNAASALAPETYEAADDDGIARVHDFLAAHETTGRNAPVPRYLLAGAEPGDQVELPEEVFSVLRQVVEAMQRGLSVTISPVAQTLTTQQAAELLGVSRPTLIKFLDEGRIPFERVGSHRRITLSDLLEFRRFRREQQYAALSVLSDELDEDAPVDEVLGELKAARRAVAAQRRGGVGTR from the coding sequence ATGACGAACGCCGCTTCCGCACTCGCGCCGGAGACGTACGAAGCTGCCGACGACGACGGCATCGCTCGCGTTCATGATTTCCTCGCTGCCCACGAGACCACGGGGCGCAACGCGCCCGTACCGCGCTATCTCCTCGCCGGTGCCGAGCCAGGCGACCAGGTGGAACTCCCAGAGGAGGTCTTTTCGGTGCTCCGGCAGGTCGTCGAGGCGATGCAACGCGGGCTGTCGGTGACCATCTCACCGGTGGCGCAGACGTTGACGACGCAGCAGGCAGCCGAGCTGCTCGGGGTGAGCCGGCCGACGCTGATCAAGTTCCTCGACGAAGGGAGGATCCCGTTCGAGCGTGTCGGCAGCCATCGCAGGATCACCCTGAGCGACCTGCTCGAGTTCCGCAGGTTCCGGCGGGAACAGCAGTATGCCGCCCTGAGCGTGCTCTCCGACGAGCTCGATGAGGATGCTCCGGTCGACGAGGTCCTCGGGGAGCTCAAGGCGGCCCGTCGAGCCGTTGCGGCCCAGCGTCGGGGCGGTGTGGGTACCCGCTGA